Proteins from one Chroococcidiopsis sp. CCMEE 29 genomic window:
- a CDS encoding zinc ribbon domain-containing protein, with protein sequence MPLYEFRCDRCGVFEQWRTMADSSNPAACPSCQATAKRIFSPPAVLSGSLRLKKENPEPQLVKRDQEPERPRVRSHTDGRPWMISH encoded by the coding sequence ATGCCCCTTTACGAGTTTCGGTGCGATCGCTGTGGAGTGTTTGAGCAATGGCGCACAATGGCAGACTCTAGCAATCCAGCAGCTTGCCCATCTTGTCAAGCAACAGCTAAGCGAATATTCTCGCCTCCTGCTGTGCTATCTGGCTCATTACGGCTGAAGAAAGAAAATCCAGAACCTCAGCTAGTCAAGCGCGATCAGGAACCAGAACGCCCCAGAGTTAGAAGCCACACTGACGGGCGACCTTGGATGATTAGTCATTGA
- the fmdA gene encoding formamidase, giving the protein MPEVLFKVDLNKPMYEQEVPGHNRWHPDIPAVVSVNPGDVFRIECKDWTDGQIKNDDNPDDIRDVDLTVVHVLSGPIHVNGAQPGDILVVDLLDIGALPGDEWGFTGIFAKENGGGFLTDHFPNAAKAVWDIQGIYTASRHIPGVRFAGITHPGLIGCAPSHELLAKWNKREAELVATNPDRRTYGAGLSGDMPVLAALPNAKNAMLGKLPPSEFERVAAEAARTVPPREHGGNCDIKNLSKGTRIYFPVYVEGAKLSMGDIHFSQGDGEISFCGAIEMAGYIDLHVDIIKGGVEKYGMINPIFKPGPVEPRYSEYLVFEGISVDEFTGKQYYMDVHIAYRRACLNAIEYLKKFGFTGEQAYLLLSCAPVEGRVSGIVDIPNACCTLAIPTEIFDRNILPV; this is encoded by the coding sequence ATGCCTGAAGTTCTGTTCAAAGTTGACCTGAACAAGCCCATGTATGAGCAGGAAGTACCGGGTCACAACCGTTGGCATCCTGATATTCCGGCAGTGGTTTCAGTCAATCCCGGTGATGTGTTCCGCATTGAATGCAAAGACTGGACGGATGGACAAATTAAAAATGACGATAATCCTGACGATATCCGCGATGTGGATTTGACAGTGGTTCACGTCCTGAGTGGACCTATCCACGTTAACGGTGCCCAACCCGGCGATATTCTGGTTGTCGATCTGCTTGATATCGGTGCTTTGCCTGGGGATGAATGGGGTTTCACGGGCATTTTTGCCAAAGAAAATGGGGGTGGTTTCCTCACCGATCACTTTCCCAATGCCGCCAAAGCAGTTTGGGATATCCAGGGAATTTACACAGCTTCGAGACACATTCCAGGGGTGCGGTTTGCTGGCATCACCCACCCTGGGTTAATCGGCTGTGCTCCGTCCCATGAACTACTGGCGAAGTGGAACAAGCGGGAGGCAGAACTCGTCGCTACAAATCCAGATCGGCGAACCTATGGAGCGGGACTGTCCGGTGATATGCCTGTTCTGGCAGCCTTACCCAACGCCAAAAATGCAATGCTTGGCAAGCTGCCGCCCTCTGAGTTCGAGCGCGTTGCTGCGGAAGCTGCCCGTACTGTCCCTCCGCGCGAGCATGGTGGTAACTGCGACATCAAGAACCTGTCCAAAGGTACGCGGATTTACTTCCCGGTTTATGTTGAAGGTGCCAAGCTGTCGATGGGTGACATTCACTTTTCCCAGGGAGACGGTGAGATCTCGTTCTGCGGTGCGATTGAGATGGCAGGCTACATCGATCTGCACGTGGACATCATCAAGGGCGGGGTCGAAAAGTATGGCATGATTAACCCTATTTTTAAGCCTGGTCCTGTCGAACCCCGCTACTCCGAGTACTTGGTGTTTGAAGGCATCTCAGTTGATGAATTCACTGGTAAGCAGTACTACATGGATGTTCATATTGCTTATCGGCGGGCTTGCTTGAACGCGATCGAATATTTGAAGAAGTTTGGCTTCACAGGTGAGCAGGCTTACCTGTTGCTTAGCTGCGCTCCGGTTGAAGGCAGAGTCAGCGGGATTGTAGACATTCCCAATGCCTGCTGTACACTGGCGATTCCCACTGAAATCTTTGATCGGAACATTCTCCCAGTCTAG
- a CDS encoding urease accessory protein UreD: MDQSSAEDLPATSWHGSLNLVYAHHYGKTGLIQNRVQAPLKVQRPFYPEGSDICHSVVLHTAGGIVGGDRLSLNFQLEPNAQALITTATASKIYRSNGLQARQNIQMQVDAGACLEWLPQETIVFNGATYRQDLRVELAPGASWLGWEITRFGRSARGERFLQGEWRSHTEIWQQGHPLWIDRQWLPGGEEIINSPHGLAGQPIVASLVWVGKAVEPEIVEKARLLWTLTNRQGEAGVTRLISGLLCRYRGSSTAEVRNWFTDVWQLLRLSFLGRDSCPPRVWQV; encoded by the coding sequence GTGGATCAATCTTCTGCTGAAGATCTACCAGCTACCAGCTGGCATGGCAGCCTTAACCTGGTATACGCTCATCACTACGGTAAAACCGGGCTGATTCAGAATCGAGTGCAAGCGCCGCTGAAAGTGCAGCGACCGTTCTATCCAGAAGGGTCAGATATTTGTCATAGTGTGGTATTGCATACCGCTGGGGGAATTGTTGGCGGCGATCGCCTGTCTCTCAATTTTCAACTTGAACCCAATGCTCAAGCTTTAATTACTACAGCTACTGCCAGTAAGATTTATCGTAGTAATGGATTGCAAGCCAGACAAAATATTCAGATGCAAGTGGATGCCGGTGCTTGTTTAGAATGGTTGCCTCAGGAAACAATTGTGTTTAATGGTGCAACTTATCGGCAAGACTTGAGAGTAGAATTAGCTCCCGGAGCTAGCTGGTTAGGCTGGGAGATTACGCGCTTTGGTCGCAGTGCCAGGGGAGAAAGATTTTTGCAGGGGGAATGGCGATCGCACACCGAAATTTGGCAGCAAGGACATCCTCTCTGGATTGACCGACAATGGCTACCCGGTGGAGAAGAAATCATCAACAGCCCTCACGGCTTAGCAGGACAACCGATCGTAGCCAGTCTTGTTTGGGTTGGAAAAGCAGTTGAACCGGAGATAGTAGAAAAGGCACGCTTATTATGGACGCTGACAAATCGTCAAGGTGAAGCAGGTGTCACTCGTCTGATCTCTGGATTATTGTGCCGATATCGTGGCTCTTCTACAGCTGAGGTGAGAAACTGGTTTACGGATGTGTGGCAGCTACTGCGCCTATCTTTTTTAGGACGAGATAGCTGTCCGCCGAGAGTTTGGCAAGTCTGA
- the ureA gene encoding urease subunit gamma, translating to MQLTPQEKDKLLIFTAALLAERRKARGLKLNYPEAVAYISAAILEGARDGYPVADLMSYGTTLLTREDVMEGVPEMVHEVQVEATFPDGTKLVTVHNPIL from the coding sequence ATGCAACTCACCCCGCAGGAAAAAGATAAACTGCTGATATTTACTGCCGCTCTGTTAGCAGAACGACGCAAAGCAAGAGGTTTAAAGTTAAATTACCCAGAGGCAGTAGCCTATATTTCTGCCGCTATTTTAGAAGGAGCTAGAGACGGGTACCCAGTGGCAGATTTAATGAGTTATGGTACAACCTTGCTAACGCGGGAAGACGTGATGGAAGGAGTGCCAGAGATGGTGCATGAAGTTCAGGTGGAAGCAACATTCCCTGATGGCACCAAGTTAGTCACCGTCCATAATCCGATTCTTTAG
- a CDS encoding urease subunit beta encodes MIPGEMIIQAGEIELNAGRPTVRLRVANTGDRPIQVGSHFHFYEVNQALDFDREQARGMRLDIPAGTAVRFEPGDEREVTLVPLAGSRQVYGFNGRINGALNQLSNSQ; translated from the coding sequence ATGATTCCAGGGGAAATGATTATCCAAGCAGGGGAAATTGAACTGAATGCAGGTCGCCCTACAGTACGATTGCGAGTGGCAAACACAGGCGATCGCCCGATTCAAGTCGGCTCCCACTTCCACTTTTACGAAGTTAATCAAGCTTTAGATTTTGACCGCGAACAAGCACGAGGAATGCGTCTAGATATTCCAGCTGGCACAGCTGTACGTTTTGAACCAGGAGATGAACGGGAAGTGACATTAGTACCGCTTGCTGGTAGCCGCCAGGTTTACGGCTTCAACGGCAGAATTAATGGTGCGCTCAATCAATTGTCAAATTCTCAATAG